The genomic DNA CCACCTCCTCGACCTCCTCCTTGGCGAGGAGGGCGGCGAAGGCGGCCTCGTCGAGGGTGGGGACCCCGAGCTCGGCGGCGCGGGCGGCCTTGGAGCCGGGGTCGGCACCGACGACGACGTAGGCGGTCTTCTTGGAGACGCTGGAGGCGACCCGGCCGCCGCGGTCCTCGATGGCCCGGGTGGCCTCGTCGCGGGTGAGGCCGTCCAGGCCGCCGGTGAGGACGAAGGACATCCCGGCCAGGGTCTGGGGCCGGTCGGCCCCGCTGCCGCCGTCGGCCTTGGTGTTGAGGCCGGCCTCGACCAGGCGCCGGACCAGGTCCTGGTTGCCCTCGTCGGCGAACCAGGCGGCCACGCTGGCGGCGATGGTGGGGCCGACCCCGCCGACGTCGTTCAGCTCCTCCTCGGAGGCGGCGGCGATCGCCTCAAGGGACTTGAGGCGGTTGGCCAGCAGGGTGGCCACGGTGCCACCGACGTGGCGGATG from Actinomycetota bacterium includes the following:
- a CDS encoding helix-hairpin-helix domain-containing protein; this translates as LVHFASRGAMDIEHLGEKTVAALIDAGRLHDAADIYRITADDLTALGGFKDRSIANLLEAIEASKQRPLDRLLVGLSIRHVGGTVATLLANRLKSLEAIAAASEEELNDVGGVGPTIAASVAAWFADEGNQDLVRRLVEAGLNTKADGGSGADRPQTLAGMSFVLTGGLDGLTRDEATRAIEDRGGRVASSVSKKTAYVVVGADPGSKAARAAELGVPTLDEAAFAALLAKEEVEEVADG